A part of Synchiropus splendidus isolate RoL2022-P1 chromosome 19, RoL_Sspl_1.0, whole genome shotgun sequence genomic DNA contains:
- the amn gene encoding protein amnionless, whose amino-acid sequence MKTFSGVICLLYSETKVSSGSLLQPQTLKMLNPSQALSLLCLLGTADALYKQWIPDTNYENHTNWDKGVVPCGSDVVQFLAQRKVSVFVETSHAVKEMRLPIDGEFILNTGAGFHVFPGQEPGCGAGVTTKFKDSEALQWFTPALWKAAVTQDNLESGDLLFSVHEESVPCQYDDVVFRSGSSFRVDTSSDQPSIPVKSVSVLGKRFDGASEFSQYLSSRTGQLQFHGSAKVVVGSSGCQDPTGCDCGNSGHKKRICKSVKCSAVKCKKPLSPIGHCCQVCGAIVAISYSQTFNLQTYRERIKHLFLIHAEYKSVQVGMSKVFKPQRLLGVIPLEAAAEIQVVIVDEADGKQAEALARDIVDDASSHGESLGIAEAKFEASSGGSSGQSGNNVGTVVGTVLGVLSIVAVIVVITALVHTGRLRLPAPRFLSRNTEDGHLDEAIDQGFDNPMFDRPSFIPEMPGLYRMDTNSISLTQTGIHFVNPVYDENETDFSV is encoded by the exons ATGAAGACATTTAGCGGCGTGATTTGCTTATTATA TTCAGAAACAAAGGTCAGCAGCGGTTCGCTCTTACAGCCACAAACGCTCAAGATGCTGAACCCCTCGCAGGCTCTGAGCCTCCTCTGTCTCCTCGGGACGGCGGACGCCTTGTACAAGCAATGGATCCCGGACACCAACTACGAGAATCACACCAACTGGGATAAGGGAGTTGTTCCGTGCGGCAGTGACGTGGTCCAGTTCCTGGCTCAGAGGAAAGTCTCTGTGTTCGTGGAAACCTCACATGCTGTGAAGGAGATGAGGCTGCCGATCGATGGGGAGTTTATCCTCAATACGGGAGCTGGATTTCACGTGTTTCCAGGACAAGAGCCGGGATGCGGAGCAGGAGTCACGACCAAGTTTAAAGACTCTGAGGCGTTACAGTGGTTCACCCCCGCTCTCTGGAAGGCCGCCGTGACCCAGGACAACTTAGAGAGTGGAGACCTCCTGTTCTCCGTCCACGAGGAAAGCGTGCCATGCCAGTACGACGACGTTGTCTTTAGGTCCGGCTCCTCCTTCCGAGTGGACACCAGCTCCGATCAGCCAAGCATCCCTGTCAAGAGTGTATCAGTGCTGGGGAAGAGGTTCGACGGCGCCTCTGAGTTCAGCCAGTACCTCAGCTCCAGGACTGGACAGCTGCAGTTTCACGGCTCGGCTAAGGTCGTGGTGGGGAGCTCGGGCTGTCAGGATCCCACAGGCTGTGACTGCGGGAATTCTGGGCACAAAAAAAGAATCTGTAAAAGCGTAAAATGCAGCGCTGTGAAGTGCAAGAAACCGCTCAGCCCAATCGGACACTGCTGTCAGGTGTGTGGTGCGATTGTCGCCATCAGCTACAGTCAAACCTTCAACCTGCAGACGTACAGAGAACGGATCAAGCACCTTTTCCTCATCCATGCAGAGTACAAGTCCGTCCAGGTTGGGATGTCTAAAGTCTTCAAGCCCCAGCGTCTACTGGGGGTCATCCCGCTTGAGGCCGCAGCTGAGATCCAGGTGGTTATAGTGGATGAAGCGGACGGGAAACAAGCTGAAGCTCTGGCCCGGGACATTGTGGACGACGCCAGCTCTCACGGTGAATCTCTGGGAATCGCTGAAGCCAAGTTTGAGGCCTCTTCTGGAGGCAGCAGCGGTCAGTCTGGGAACAACGTCGGGACTGTGGTGGGAACCGTGTTGGGAGTCTTGAGCATTGTAGCGGTTATCGTTGTCATCACTGCCCTGGTTCATACCGGCCGTCTTCGGTTGCCAGCTCCGAGGTTCCTCAGCAGAAACACAGAGGACGGTCACCTGGACGAAGCTATCGATCAGGGCTTCGACAACCCCATGTTTGACAGGCCGTCCTTCATACCTGAAATGCCAGGCCTGTACAGGATGGACACCAACTCCATCTCTCTGACTCAAACCGGGATTCACTTTGTCAATCCAGTTTACGACGAGAACGAAACAGACTTTAGCGTCTGA
- the LOC128751385 gene encoding proton channel OTOP2-like produces the protein MENMQQLPGFSHPPSAELQRESVHHIEAVAERAHHGGGWLLSGIICINVLILGCAIVSSSAFNSVIITPVHRQIFLIVLLLLTLLWMLFYTVCTHRKDQAVLLKDSHAGPLWLRAGLLLFGLLSLLMDIFKIANYVGYLHCDSPVKVAFPAVQAVFLLYQTYFFWIHSKDCVQVHTNFTRCGLTLTLSTNLVVWMAAVTEESLHQTEAPHFNTNVTYKMYRASYDGNIKCKCSHSACDTFKEAFYYLYPFIIEYSMFASAMAYVMWKNVGRVVEDQHHHNIKFRPKDVCFGPVMGILLVLVGLVTFILYEVDIMEEDYERRQRALLIHFIVNIVILCLMSLSTVVGCIVYRLDQREHVSEKNPTRSLDVGLLIGASMGQSILSYFTIVAVAAEGVHGHLNALNLVSAVVIVLQLGLQNYFIIEGLNREPFHVMQEATLHTNAHAFQEQVDVSEVQEGNKTRYLFTSDRDEPNWKRRVLKEVCAFLLMGNVILWIMPAFGARPQFDHPFEIHFYNFTMWAAIVNIGLPFGIFYRMHSVASLFEVYLIS, from the exons ATGGAGAACATGCAGCAGCTTCCTGGTTTTTCTCACCCGCCCAGTGCCGAACTTCAGAGAGAGAGTGTGCACCATATCGAGGCGGTGGCGGAGCGGGCTCATCACGGCGGCGGGTGGCTCCTCTCAGGAATCATCTGCATCAACGTCCTCATCTTGGGTTGCGCGATTGTCAGCAGCAGCGCCTTCAATAGTGTGATCATCACCCCAGTGCACAGGCAGATCTTCCTCATCGTGCTCCTGCTTCTCACCTTGTTGTGGATGCTGTTTTACACCGTGTGCACGCACAGGAAGGACCAGGCGGTTCTGCTTAAAGACAGCCATGCTGGACCTCTGTGGCTTCGAG CTGGCCTTCTGCTGTTCGGTCTGCTCAGTCTGCTTATGGACATCTTCAAGATCGCCAACTATGTGGGCTACCTCCACTGCGACTCACCTGTTAAGGTCGCCTTCCCGGCCGTACAAGCTGTGTTTCTGCTGTACCAG ACTTACTTCTTTTGGATTCATTCCAAAGACTGTGTGCAGGTTCACACCAACTTCACCCG CTGTGGTCTGACTCTCACCCTATCGACAAACCTGGTGGTGTGGATGGCCGCAGTGACCGAGGAATCGCTACATCAAACAGAAGCTCCACACTTTAACACCAATGTGACCTACAAGATGTACAGAG CCAGCTACGATGGCAATATCAAGTGCAAATGCAGTCACTCGGCATGTGACACCTTCAAGGAGGCTTTCTACTACCTGTACCCCTTCATCATCGAGTACAGCATGTTCGCCTCGGCCATGGCCTACGTCATGTGGAAAAACGTGGGCCGGGTGGTGGAGGATCAACACCATCACAACATCAAGTTCCGTCCCAAGGATGTGTGCTTCGGTCCAGTGATGGGAatcctgctggtgctggtgggcTTGGTGACCTTCATCCTGTATGAGGTGGAcatcatggaggaggactacGAGCGGAGACAGCGAGCCCTGCTCATTCATTTCATCGTGAATATCGTGATCCTGTGCTTGATGTCCCTCTCCACCGTGGTCGGCTGCATCGTCTACAGACTGGACCAACGAGAGCACGTGTCTGAGAAGAACCCCACCCGTAGTCTGGACGTGGGGCTTCTGATCGGCGCCTCTATGGGTCAGAGCATCCTGAGCTACTTCACTATTGTGGCTGTGGCAGCGGAGGGGGTTCATGGTCACCTGAACGCCCTCAACCTGGTGTCGGCGGTGGTGATAGTCCTGCAGCTGGGGCTGCAGAACTACTTCATTATCGAAGGTCTAAACCGGGAGCCTTTCCACGTCATGCAGGAAGCCACGCTGCACACCAACGCCCACGCCTTTCAGGAGCAGGTCGACGTGAGCGAGGTGCAGGAAGGAAACAAAACCCGATATCTGTTCACCTCTGATCGTGACGAGCCGAACTGGAAGAGGAGGGTGCTGAAGGAAGTGTGCGCGTTCCTGCTGATGGGCAACGTCATC CTGTGGATCATGCCGGCCTTCGGCGCCCGTCCCCAGTTCGACCATCCCTTCGAGATCCACTTCTATAACTTCACCATGTGGGCGGCCATTGTGAATATTGGACTTCCATTTGGGATCTTCTACCGCATGCACTCGGTGGCCAGcctgtttgaagtgtatttGATTTCATAG